Proteins co-encoded in one Amaranthus tricolor cultivar Red isolate AtriRed21 chromosome 7, ASM2621246v1, whole genome shotgun sequence genomic window:
- the LOC130817928 gene encoding transcription factor GAMYB-like isoform X1, giving the protein MIEMKSDSEKRKTARCRKTSPGAEEVSSGGSSSGGVILKKGPWTAAEDAVLIDYVNKNGEGNWNNVMKNTGLHRCGKSCRLRWANHLRPELKKGAFTKEEENEIIKLHAQFGNKWARMATKLPGRTDNEIKNFWNTRIKRMQRIGSPLYPTGCQPTNENLQSDDKMSCQNVDGHHSEGQQTNCVAMPEVKFHHLGLNQGYLDCSQALLDLIPSASLSSSGSYEFTFPAMNPRKRLREVDSPFSSISNAYASCDQHEERPAPVQPLWSTPLYDTELNINQTSSVDVLGSHAFIINGNSSSCEPDSCAMKLELPSLQCSTSQVGSGYAPLPLFPSFESVDPVIQSPLSKPTQSICLSPRRNGMLEAIVYESLFLKKSNCNSEQQNSDPSAFVGAGAVSSSQNVCETKQFLYCDPISPLSPSAASDFPEYTPGCGRNSPDEPLSGATISGTNIKREAVDVKKDLSCSLGYIRPDALLNSFCLYAPIRCSNNYSIIDDVGAESLLVLGDDLSREYKQPGAQPSDESIMSRCSNSLWDSSLQVHRF; this is encoded by the exons AAAGACTGCAAGATGTCGAAAAACATCCCCTGGTGCTGAAGAGGTTTCCAGTGGCGGAAGCTCTTCTGGTGGAGTTATTTTAAAGAAAGGTCCATGGACAGCAGCCGAGGATGCAGTATTGATTGACTATGTTAATAAGAATGGGGAAGGGAATTGGAACAACGTTATGAAAAACACTGGTCTTCATCGTTGTGGGAAAAGTTGTCGTTTACGATGGGCCAATCACTTGAGACCAGAATTGAAGAAAGGCGCATTCACCAAAGAAGAAGAGAATGAAATCATAAAACTCCATGCTCAATTCGGAAATAAGTGGGCTCGAATGGCGACAAAG CTGCCTGGACGTACAGATAATGAGATAAAGAATTTCTGGAACACAAGGATTAAGAGAATGCAACGCATTGGCTCACCCCTTTATCCCACCGGTTGCCAGCCGACAAATGAGAATCTACAAAGTGATGACAAGATGTCATGTCAGAATGTAGATGGACATCATTCTGAGGGCCAACAGACAAATTGTGTTGCGATGCCTGAAGTAAAATTCCATCATTTAGGCCTTAATCAGGGATATCTTGACTGTTCTCAAGCACTGCTCGATTTAATTCCTTCTGCATCCCTTAGTTCATCTGGAAGCTATGAATTCACGTTCCCAGCAATGAATCCTCGCAAACGCTTACGAGAGGTTGACAGCCCGTTTTCAAGCATCAGTAATGCATATGCTTCATGTGATCAACATGAAGAAAGGCCTGCTCCTGTGCAACCTCTTTGGTCAACACCTTTATATGATACTGAATTGAATATCAATCAAACCTCATCAGTTGATGTTCTTGGCAGCCATGCCTTTATAATAAATGGCAATTCCTCTTCATGTGAGCCCGATTCTTGTGCCATGAAGCTGGAGCTCCCTTCACTCCAATGCTCAACATCTCAAGTAGGTAGCGGGTATGCACCATTGCCCCTGTTTCCTTCCTTTGAGTCTGTTGATCCTGTAATCCAATCTCCCTTGAGTAAGCCCACTCAATCAATTTGCCTTTCACCAAGAAGAAATGGTATGTTGGAGGCTATTGTTTATGAATCACTGTTTTTGAAGAAATCCAACTGTAATTCTGAACAGCAGAATTCAGACCCTTCTGCCTTTGTTGGTGCTGGTGCTGTATCTTCATCGCAAAATGTATGTGAAACGAAACAGTTTTTGTATTGTGATCCGATATCACCACTCAGTCCTTCTGCGGCTTCTGATTTTCCCGAGTACACGCCTGGATGTGGTCGAAACTCTCCAGATGAACCTCTGTCAGGTGCGACCATATCAG GCACTAATATCAAGCGAGAAGCTGTTGACGTGAAGAAAGACTTATCATGTTCATTAGGGTACATTAGGCCTGATGCCTTGCtgaattctttttgtttatacgCACCAATTAGATGTAGCAACAACTACTCTATCATAGACGATGTTGGCGCTGAGTCACTTCTGGTTCTGGGTGATGATCTCAGTCGCGAGTACAAGCAACCTGGTGCTCAGCCTTCTGATGAATCCATTATGAGTCGCTGCTCGAATTCTTTGTGGGATTCTTCTCTGCAGGTCCATCGTTTCTGA
- the LOC130817928 gene encoding transcription factor GAMYB-like isoform X2 produces MIEMKSDSEKRKTARCRKTSPGAEEVSSGGSSSGGVILKKGPWTAAEDAVLIDYVNKNGEGNWNNVMKNTGLHRCGKSCRLRWANHLRPELKKGAFTKEEENEIIKLHAQFGNKWARMATKLPGRTDNEIKNFWNTRIKRMQRIGSPLYPTGCQPTNENLQSDDKMSCQNVDGHHSEGQQTNCVAMPEVKFHHLGLNQGYLDCSQALLDLIPSASLSSSGSYEFTFPAMNPRKRLREVDSPFSSISNAYASCDQHEERPAPVQPLWSTPLYDTELNINQTSSVDVLGSHAFIINGNSSSCEPDSCAMKLELPSLQCSTSQVGSGYAPLPLFPSFESVDPVIQSPLSKPTQSICLSPRRNGMLEAIVYESLFLKKSNCNSEQQNSDPSAFVGAGAVSSSQNVCETKQFLYCDPISPLSPSAASDFPEYTPGCGRNSPDEPLSGATISGLSSISNTLTICKLQFPQVDIRSNLVVSNPPKAELAKSIMGHNCVVGKQRQALISSEKLLT; encoded by the exons AAAGACTGCAAGATGTCGAAAAACATCCCCTGGTGCTGAAGAGGTTTCCAGTGGCGGAAGCTCTTCTGGTGGAGTTATTTTAAAGAAAGGTCCATGGACAGCAGCCGAGGATGCAGTATTGATTGACTATGTTAATAAGAATGGGGAAGGGAATTGGAACAACGTTATGAAAAACACTGGTCTTCATCGTTGTGGGAAAAGTTGTCGTTTACGATGGGCCAATCACTTGAGACCAGAATTGAAGAAAGGCGCATTCACCAAAGAAGAAGAGAATGAAATCATAAAACTCCATGCTCAATTCGGAAATAAGTGGGCTCGAATGGCGACAAAG CTGCCTGGACGTACAGATAATGAGATAAAGAATTTCTGGAACACAAGGATTAAGAGAATGCAACGCATTGGCTCACCCCTTTATCCCACCGGTTGCCAGCCGACAAATGAGAATCTACAAAGTGATGACAAGATGTCATGTCAGAATGTAGATGGACATCATTCTGAGGGCCAACAGACAAATTGTGTTGCGATGCCTGAAGTAAAATTCCATCATTTAGGCCTTAATCAGGGATATCTTGACTGTTCTCAAGCACTGCTCGATTTAATTCCTTCTGCATCCCTTAGTTCATCTGGAAGCTATGAATTCACGTTCCCAGCAATGAATCCTCGCAAACGCTTACGAGAGGTTGACAGCCCGTTTTCAAGCATCAGTAATGCATATGCTTCATGTGATCAACATGAAGAAAGGCCTGCTCCTGTGCAACCTCTTTGGTCAACACCTTTATATGATACTGAATTGAATATCAATCAAACCTCATCAGTTGATGTTCTTGGCAGCCATGCCTTTATAATAAATGGCAATTCCTCTTCATGTGAGCCCGATTCTTGTGCCATGAAGCTGGAGCTCCCTTCACTCCAATGCTCAACATCTCAAGTAGGTAGCGGGTATGCACCATTGCCCCTGTTTCCTTCCTTTGAGTCTGTTGATCCTGTAATCCAATCTCCCTTGAGTAAGCCCACTCAATCAATTTGCCTTTCACCAAGAAGAAATGGTATGTTGGAGGCTATTGTTTATGAATCACTGTTTTTGAAGAAATCCAACTGTAATTCTGAACAGCAGAATTCAGACCCTTCTGCCTTTGTTGGTGCTGGTGCTGTATCTTCATCGCAAAATGTATGTGAAACGAAACAGTTTTTGTATTGTGATCCGATATCACCACTCAGTCCTTCTGCGGCTTCTGATTTTCCCGAGTACACGCCTGGATGTGGTCGAAACTCTCCAGATGAACCTCTGTCAGGTGCGACCATATCAGGTTTGTCTTCAATTTCCAATACCTTAACAATTTGCAAACTTCAATTTCCACAGGTTGACATCCGATCCAACCTAGTAGTAAGCAATCCGCCAAAAGCCGAACTTGCCAAGAGCATTATGGGCCATAACTGTGTAGTTGGGAAACAAAGACAG GCACTAATATCAAGCGAGAAGCTGTTGACGTGA
- the LOC130818592 gene encoding uncharacterized mitochondrial protein AtMg00810-like — MKAPEGLPNSSKKFCLLKKSLYGLKQASRQWFAKLVSELLSQGFSQSKNDYSLFIRDQQNSFTAVAVYVDDILITGNDQSVISTLKTHLHQVFSIKDLGKLHYFLGIEIGYLPNGIALTQQKFTKDLLQSSKVDISKPAVTPLPQNLKLHQDEGELYSKPSYYRKMVGKLNFLTHTRPDLAYTVQHLSQFMQTPRLPHINALHHTLRYVARASGQGILIQGSDKLTLQAFSDSDWASCPNSRRSITGYILLLGGSPIAWKSKKQSTVSKSSSEAEYRAMSSAASEVAWVVRLLAELQIHSL, encoded by the coding sequence ATGAAAGCTCCTGAAGGTTTACCAAATTCATCAAAGAAATTTTGCCTCCTAAAGAAGTCCTTATATGGCCTTAAACAAGCCTCAAGGCAGTGGTTTGCAAAACTTGTTTCTGAACTTCTTTCTCAAGGTTTTTCTCAATCCAAAAATGACTACAGTTTATTCATAAGGGATCAACAAAACTCATTCACAGCAGTAGCAGTTTATGTAGATGACATCCTTATTACAGGTAATGATCAGAGTGTCATCTCAACGCTCAAAACTCATCTTCATCAGGTATTCAGCATAAAAGATCTGGGTAAACTTCACTATTTTTTGGGCATTGAGATTGGATACCTGCCAAATGGCATTGCTCTTACTCAACAAAAGTTCACCAAGGACTTATTACAATCTTCTAAAGTTGATATATCCAAACCTGCTGTTACTCCTCTCCCTCAGAACCTCAAACTACATCAAGATGAAGGTGAACTTTATTCTAAACCCAGCTACTACAGAAAAATGGTTGGCAAACTTAATTTTCTAACTCATACCAGGCCTGACCTAGCCTATACTGTGCAACACCTTAGCCAATTCATGCAGACACCAAGACTCCCACACATCAATGCCTTACACCACACATTAAGGTATGTGGCAAGAGCTTCAGGCCAAGGCATACTAATACAAGGATCAGACAAGCTCACTCTACAAGCATTTAGTGATTCTGATTGGGCCTCATGTCCTAATTCCAGACGTTCCATAACTGGCTACATTCTTCTACTAGGTGGCTCACCAATTgcatggaaatcaaagaaacaaagcACTGTATCAAAATCATCTAGTGAAGCTGAATATCGTGCAATGTCTTCTGCAGCAAGTGAAGTGGCTTGGGTAGTTAGGCTCCTAGCAGAATTACAAATACATTCCTTATAA